In the genome of Melitaea cinxia chromosome 4, ilMelCinx1.1, whole genome shotgun sequence, the window GTCATCCGTCAAATTCACAATTACAaccagacactccaattttatttatttgtatatatatatatatatatatatatatatatatatataaatacgacaCAACACACGCTGGGCATGGCCCTTTTTCCCCAcgttgaagcttaatccaccgactaccacgctgctccactgcggtttggcgaatatattccctactacgtatgaataatgatcgctatcaggtacctatatgataacaaccgggaccaccAGCTTAACGtgtaaagtaatatattatgtataattgtatatattacaaaaaatatttgtacaagctACCCACTTTtgactttagattttttttctgacCAACTAACAACGAGATTTGTTATTTGACAAATGACCTTGTCCGATAGCATTTTAACTTGATAAGACAGACATTGGCCTCAGTGTAGTTTTCATTTATTGATCGCTTGTTGTCTTTACGACATGGAAAACGTTATTAGCATTTCTGAAGTAAATTCTATGAAGGATGAGAGATTTGAGTGGGTGTTTGGGAACGTGATAGAGCTGTGCAGCGAGGCGGCGGGTCACGTAAAGAATATGCGGCCCTTTAAAAACGTAACTGACCTATGTGCTGCGTTCTACAAATATTTAGACGACGTCACTTTTGAAGGTAAGTAAATGTTTACATATCGTACTATTGTTTAAAGATCGCTGTTTAAAGTTTTCGTTATTATTAATTGTCACCTATgtgatgaaattaatttaaaatacttattagttCCTTAATAAGAACAATGTGCTTGAGAACCCGAGCGGCACATGAAAGGGGGCGGCAAAAACACcacaattttttcaattaatacacaaaatttaaatCCTGCCTATTGACAGCATAAAAGTAAGAGAAGTGTCGAGATGAAGTCGAGTGCCTTCGAAGTGCTGAAGTAATTTTAGGTTCTCActagtattaattattaaaaaactttaatacaaACGGTACCACTAACATGCACAGCGTATTTGGATTAATCTCTATCACTATGTTGGCAATATGCTGGTATGTTGTTAAAACTTTGGTAAAAACGGTCAGATTTTTTAATTCAAGAAGCTATAGTAGGTACATAACCTTCAATTTATGAGCTATGTAGTTTTTAAATTGACGGAAAATATGATCTTTTTCTTTCGGGTATAGTGTCTTGAAATATTGTAATCTTTGGAATTATTAATTTACGGAGCAGGCTGGCTTTCGAAAAGTCTACACAGTAACGTAGACCCCATTcttactgttcggcagattatacAGAATTCAGAGGAGTATAGTCGGCCGCTGTGTTTGGCCTTTGTGGACCACGAAAAAGCCTTCGGTTCCATCGAAACCTGCGCTATTCTGGTGTCTTTGCAGTGGTGCTAAGTCGTTATGTTAGCCATTATGTGGAGATGCGGAGCAATCTTTATTAGGTCGTAATGATGTCAGTCCAAGTTCAGAACCACCAGACAATACCACCCATACAGCTACTTCGAGGTGTAAGACAGGGTATGATGTTGTTTCCCAAAATTCTTTACTAACGCCCTGGAGGAATTCATTAAGGCACTATCGTGGGATGGACGGAGCAATCAATGTCAATGAAGAGTACCTCACGCATCTTCGCTTTGTCGATGACATAGTGTAATACCAGAATTTGTTACGAGATCCGCAGATAATGCTGTCTAGCCTTAATACTGCACACAAGACGGGTTGTACTCGGGATTAACTTGGATAAGACCAAGTTAATGTTCAACCACGTCACTCCCGAACCAATCTATGTCGAAAATGTTGCCCTAGAAGTTGTGGAGGAGTATATCCTACCTCGAACAAATATTGCAGTTGGGTAAAGAGAATTTTCGTGGGTGAAACCACGCCAGACGAGTGCAACTGGCGTGGCCAGTTTGGAAAGCTGTATCACGTTTTTGAGACATCCTTGCCACAATGCTTTAGAATTTacctaattattataagtattaggtATTCGATCAACGCGTCCTACTTATCATGACGTACGAAGCCGAGACCTGGAAATTGATGGTGAAGCTGGCCCACCGACTGTAAATCACTCAGAGAGCTGTAGTTCTATGCTCGGGATCTCACTAACGGACAAGGCGCAAAATGAGACTATTCGGCAGAAAGCGACTGACATAGTTCATAAGTGCAGCAAactgaagtggcagtgggctggtcacaaGTGTCTAATACACAACCtacatttttgaaatatgtTATGACCAGATCAGCTAAACCAAACTAACCttagttaaaaagttaaattattattacaaaaaatgtaacaatcttacctaaagatgaaatttgtttttgaattttagtaGTTCTGACTAGTTAAATAGTGTctttaaactgttttaatatatCAAGTAATTAGGAATGAACAAATGtattgtcattaaaatattgAGTTGACAATTTTTTGAGTCAGCATTTAGACTAGACTACCTAACATACTACCTAACATTATACGAGGTTTAGCTTTACAGAAAAAAACTCACTGTTAGCTgtcgaataaataaaaagcttttgtgaattttcagaaaaaatcaaaattcttAAGTGTCATCCTGATTTAGCGGGACGATTGGCCGTACAAGGAGAGCTAACACCTGAATCTGCCTGTGAACAGCGTAGTGCGGGACTTAATGATTTAACTCCAGAACAGAAATCTATTATTGATTCTCGTAACAGAAGGtaggtaaatattaattacgtaagtcaatatttttaacaatcagggaacttaaaaaaataataataataaattttagaaacCAAAAATTGAACActtgttgtatttattactatagGAAGTACTAGGTAGTTAGTTATCGTgtcaaattaacataaaaattaattgaaaacattcaaaagttttacaaaacaattgttatttatagATATCTATGTCttgatattgttatatatatatatatatatatatatatatatatatatatatatattttactttcgtTATGATATTTACTAATAGATGTCACtggtaaaaacaaaaaaaaatctctttagaTAAGAACCTACAAGTACTGGTTCTTTTGAACAGATGGCGCTAATAAAACAAGTACTAGTGTTTTGAAACAGATGGCGCTGATGTGACAAATATACTAGTGCTTTAGAAAACACGATTCACACGACGAGCCTCCTTCGTGTTTAGAAAAGATGACGGattgacatttattatttattttgcagtGCCAATTACaacaatctccttcgtgtcttctccGTCCTACTTGACACTGGCGAAATCATGTGTGCTATTTTTTGGCACTAGTATTCTATATTCAATGACATGAGTTGTTATGTTAAATTagctattttatttcaaacaaatacAAACTCAGTCCTGGATTTATAAATAGACCGTATAGGCCGCGGCCAAGGGGCGGCAGCGTCATAGGGGTGGCAGATTTCAGAGGACGGTCACTTGATTTCAGAGGATAAAAGTCAAACACGTCCACTGGTTTTCTAATGGTTTTTTACACTTACAATAAATCCTTATAGAAAAATTGTAtatcttgtttcttttttacgtCCTCTTGAATGACTAattcattcgtttatttaaataataattttccatttgTAGTAAAGGAGGTCCCTTTACTAcaaatggaaaattattattttagaaaggtGTACATGGGGCGGCAGAAATAAAATGGCCtacactcataaaaaatataaatccggCACTGTACGAACTCTGctaatcttttaaattatagGATTAATGTTACTAAAGTacagttttagttttaaatatcacctctaaatttatttatttttacagctACAAAGAAAAATTTGGATTTCCTTTTATAATATGCGCAAGAGAAAATAAAGTGCAATCAATTATTGAAGGGTTAAAAACACGATATAGCAATACCCAAGAAGAGGAAATAAACACTGGTATAAATGAAGTGAAGAAAATATGTAAGTTTCGAATACTTGATATTGTCAAAAATGAGtaagaaataaatgaattttatattttatttcatttttatttaaaggcttaaatgtataagattttaattgaaaaatatcacTACAGCATTTAGAGTATGCCTAAAGATCTTTCGACCACAGCATGAGGTTGTCCACTAACTTCACAGAACTCAGAAGTATTGAGAATGTCTTCAAAGCCGATGTCTAGATATCTTCCCGTAAAAACATCGTGTTGCAAGTTTGAACTAGGCATGAAAGGGAGACGaccaatctaaaaaaaaaaaaaatttaattcattttcattctatatTGAAACatgaatgtttgtatttatttatttatacttttgcaaaccaataaatagttaataaaatatagaattacATTTGATACTAACATAagtgcatcagttgcaacagatGGCCTTATTTCTAATGtagtgattaaattaattaaagggCGTGGGAAGGGgcaataaatataagaaaacgaatcacacacaaacaaacatacatgcatatatatttcgatacgattcagcctgtaacatcctgtGGGACAGCGCGATGTTCGCCCTGCCCTTGTTGATGATGAACCTGTCGTTCATTACGTTAGCGATGCCCAAATGCTCTCTGGTTTTTCTGGCTGCGATGCTCTTGCTAGGACCAAATGCCTAGACGTTGGTGTATTGACTACTCTTTACCGGACACCTGTATATGTGGATAAGCCACAATcctattgctgggcataggcctcttcatataagagaaggatcggagcttaatccaccgcactgctccactgcgggtttgtggataatattaaatacatcattatatattttcacaTATTTAGGCTTATaggatttattattttgtaactactTCTATGTTTACATCTGTGTTCGAAGGcccttaataatttcatttttgttaatgggttttattataatgaaacaactttttcggactTTAACGAGGTTTGTTAGGTTAATTCTCCCGTGATCATTGTTGCTATAAAGTATCCTAATCATCGGTCATATATAAAATCTactaaaccgcgataaaatccgaaaaaatctttcattataataagtgaaattcgtgtaaacaacacatacatataccaaaataacatttttttaaatttttgtttgtttgtctgtctgtttgtttgttccggttaatcccTTAAACGGCTGgagcgattttgacgggactttcactggcagatagctgatgtaataaggagtaacttaggctacttttattataaatacttatttattttataactgcgacttaacaaaaactttttgttaaattccacgcaaacGAAGTCGCAGGTACAGCTAGTGTATAATAAAGCTATAGCCACAAAACATTTTACAGTGCGAAAATTTCagatagaaataataattgtaaatctGATAGATATTcagatatatattttctagtggTTAAAATGTGTAACAATATAAGTAAAGTcactcaaataaaaaattttaacaagtCATGTATACCAGTATCCTACAAATAAAtttgatacaatatttttttatcattagagTCGAATTAATGTGTCAGATATTATTACAACTATCTAATTGAAGTTGTAGTTTGAATTGACATGAGACAGGCCTTAGGGGTCTGGTTATAATACCGAGATTAATGGCTTCAGTTCCACTTTAACTAGTCACATTTATGATGTTCTATATtggtgatgattttttttacttttatataaaattttatatagcaatagatatataataattggtTTTAGTCTTTGTCGGTTACACATAGTTAATTCATgggtttcattataatacatatactattattactatgctatgtaatatgtataaagtaaaattagtattttgtaTACTACCTTGCTGGCAAATTTTCTCTCCATGGAAAGTTTCATAGGAGCATGAAGACCTTGAATGTTACGAAGCATGGCCATATTcattttttcttcatttaggtGGTACTggaagaaataaattatacacacatttttaaatataacattttggtgttaataatatttttgctcTAAGTAACAGTACATAAATTAATGAAACCAAAAATGATACCACAAAAAACCTACAAATAGTTTTATACTCTGAGTAGAATTTGAATACTTGAGTTGCTTCGGGTGTAGAAGTAATTTAGGAgtatttatcatataaattcAAACACATTTTACAAACCAAACAACAAGTCCAGAGAAAACTTAATGCAGCAATATGTTTCAACCTGAACATTTATTCATAACCAGccacaaaaattaattttttttggtaagATTTTTAGAGAAGCGAAGTACATTTTTGTCATGAGAATGTCTAATAgaattaagtataaaaatggAGTATTTATTGCGTTTTACAAGTAaacgtattaatttttttttccactaTTTAAGCTCACCTTGCATCTTAAACTTACATAAGttaatcaaaataatcttaaaataaatatgcaaatTAAATGTGTCAGCAAATAGTAATGGGtctgtaaaaaattttttttcactctTCAGGCAAAATAGGTGGTAGATTAGTGTCTATTATGAATACCAGAATTGATAATACCTTTAAGTATTCTTTGTATAATCGAAATACTCaagacatttaatttatttctccGACATATTTGaagtcattattattaaatttaattaaaggaACATATTACAGGTtgcatattatacatatatatgttacatGTTGACTTAC includes:
- the LOC123670130 gene encoding 2-oxo-4-hydroxy-4-carboxy-5-ureidoimidazoline decarboxylase-like encodes the protein MENVISISEVNSMKDERFEWVFGNVIELCSEAAGHVKNMRPFKNVTDLCAAFYKYLDDVTFEEKIKILKCHPDLAGRLAVQGELTPESACEQRSAGLNDLTPEQKSIIDSRNRSYKEKFGFPFIICARENKVQSIIEGLKTRYSNTQEEEINTGINEVKKICKFRILDIVKNE
- the LOC123670131 gene encoding proteasome maturation protein, producing MSFGLPSLKVKPENAGNTTVQEGPFGIPDPMVAGIGSTKNKLGMSHPLQASEKNYHLNEEKMNMAMLRNIQGLHAPMKLSMERKFASKIGRLPFMPSSNLQHDVFTGRYLDIGFEDILNTSEFCEVSGQPHAVVERSLGIL